One Bremerella sp. JC817 genomic window carries:
- the hemQ gene encoding hydrogen peroxide-dependent heme synthase, protein MSHGRPGSAPLPEPSIIPTEGWHCSHFYYTFDRALLTGFTPEELATAAQEIIAILNPEAEGNPQRLQVSIVSGHKADFSLMLMDPDPLVIDSVHQKLMATQLGAALQPTYSFVSMTEISEYVPSIEQYAERLVREGEEKDSPSYEAKVNAYAKRLPMMNNQRLTPDFPPYPATCFYPMNKKRKVGENWFLMPFSARNALMAEHAQSGMQFAGKVSQLITVSVGLDDWEWGVTLWARNPEYLKDIVYKMRFDEASARYAEFGPFYTSYVSTAEEMLKHCRIL, encoded by the coding sequence ATGAGCCACGGCCGCCCCGGTTCCGCCCCACTTCCAGAGCCCTCGATCATTCCAACCGAAGGCTGGCACTGCAGCCACTTTTATTACACCTTCGACCGAGCGCTGCTGACCGGCTTTACCCCAGAAGAACTGGCAACTGCCGCTCAGGAAATCATCGCGATCCTTAATCCGGAAGCGGAAGGCAATCCTCAACGTCTTCAGGTTTCGATTGTCAGTGGCCACAAGGCTGACTTCTCCTTGATGCTGATGGACCCTGATCCGCTGGTGATCGATTCGGTTCATCAGAAGCTGATGGCAACCCAACTGGGTGCCGCACTCCAGCCGACATACTCGTTCGTATCGATGACCGAAATCTCGGAGTACGTCCCGTCGATTGAACAATATGCCGAACGCCTGGTCCGTGAAGGGGAAGAGAAAGACTCCCCTTCGTACGAAGCCAAGGTCAACGCCTACGCCAAACGTTTGCCGATGATGAACAATCAACGGCTGACGCCTGATTTCCCTCCGTACCCTGCGACTTGCTTCTATCCGATGAACAAGAAACGGAAGGTGGGTGAAAACTGGTTCCTGATGCCATTCTCCGCTCGTAACGCGTTGATGGCCGAACATGCCCAAAGCGGGATGCAGTTCGCCGGGAAGGTTTCGCAGTTGATCACCGTCAGCGTCGGCTTGGACGACTGGGAATGGGGCGTCACTCTGTGGGCTCGCAACCCGGAGTACCTGAAAGACATCGTCTACAAAATGCGTTTCGACGAAGCGAGTGCCCGGTATGCTGAGTTTGGTCCGTTTTACACCAGCTATGTCAGCACCGCGGAAGAAATGCTGAAGCATTGCCGCATCCTGTAA
- a CDS encoding YdjY domain-containing protein, whose translation MDMTCRTNRNVCGFLLAFLLLGCLPVTAIWAQDGDEKSEPAQPAEPTVEKENTEQPKGSIRKLMPNMPVWIDTKRKMVIMDGEICLRKGSLEMFACLRGTKEHESIVAVAADAYVVHAALLAVGAKQGKPVQFDPDYKAPSGEVVDVYVQWKDADGKLMTRRAQDWVRDERTQKMMSYDWVFPGSYFWKDVTIEAVQKAREEGIDPDTLPGKMVYAAEGGELICVSNFKSSMLDVPVQSTDANNNLWFKAYTENIPAEGTKVRLFLVPNAQKTKRGPQTPESEKKEGEEKPAADPANPMLELPDFSIETEE comes from the coding sequence ATGGATATGACTTGCCGTACCAATCGCAACGTCTGTGGGTTTCTTCTGGCCTTTTTGCTGCTCGGTTGCTTACCGGTAACCGCGATTTGGGCCCAAGACGGGGACGAAAAAAGCGAGCCTGCTCAGCCTGCCGAACCAACTGTGGAGAAGGAAAACACCGAGCAGCCGAAGGGTTCTATCCGGAAGCTGATGCCCAACATGCCGGTTTGGATCGATACCAAACGCAAAATGGTGATCATGGATGGCGAGATCTGCCTGCGAAAGGGCTCGCTGGAAATGTTTGCCTGCCTGCGGGGCACGAAGGAACACGAGTCGATCGTCGCCGTGGCCGCGGATGCCTATGTGGTGCATGCCGCACTGCTGGCCGTTGGGGCGAAGCAAGGCAAGCCGGTTCAGTTCGATCCGGATTACAAGGCACCTTCTGGCGAAGTGGTCGACGTCTACGTTCAGTGGAAGGATGCCGACGGCAAGCTGATGACACGCCGTGCTCAAGACTGGGTGCGAGACGAACGAACCCAGAAGATGATGAGCTACGACTGGGTGTTTCCTGGCAGCTATTTCTGGAAAGACGTGACAATCGAAGCGGTGCAGAAGGCTCGTGAAGAAGGGATCGACCCTGACACGCTGCCTGGCAAGATGGTCTATGCAGCGGAAGGTGGCGAACTGATCTGCGTCAGCAACTTCAAGTCGTCGATGCTAGACGTTCCGGTTCAGAGCACCGACGCCAACAACAATCTTTGGTTCAAGGCGTACACGGAGAACATTCCGGCTGAAGGAACCAAGGTTCGGCTCTTCCTGGTCCCCAACGCCCAGAAGACCAAGCGTGGTCCACAAACGCCGGAAAGCGAGAAGAAGGAAGGCGAAGAGAAGCCCGCCGCGGATCCAGCGAATCCGATGCTGGAACTGCCTGACTTCTCAATCGAAACCGAGGAGTAA
- a CDS encoding YggS family pyridoxal phosphate-dependent enzyme, translated as MDTRLRENLDRVRAAIAEAAAASGRSTADICLIGVTKYVDLETTQALFDLGCHDLGESRPQLLWNKAEAMQAQSPRWHMIGHLQRNKTKRTIPLLSVLHSGDSLRLLQAANEDWDKPEPLATLIEVNISGDSAKHGFAPDEIEPALRQIAALSNLKIVGLMGMASLEGGRDQAQQDFAALRQLRDRLQANCPDEISLEQLSMGMSHDFDLAIREGATMVRVGSSLLEGLDGGH; from the coding sequence ATGGACACGCGACTTCGCGAAAACCTCGACCGCGTCCGAGCCGCCATTGCCGAGGCAGCCGCGGCATCGGGACGCAGCACGGCCGACATCTGCCTGATCGGCGTGACCAAGTATGTCGACCTGGAAACAACTCAGGCCCTGTTTGACCTTGGCTGTCACGACCTCGGCGAAAGTCGTCCGCAACTGCTGTGGAACAAAGCCGAAGCGATGCAGGCTCAATCGCCTCGCTGGCACATGATCGGGCATCTTCAGCGCAACAAGACCAAACGCACCATTCCGCTGCTTTCGGTTTTGCATTCCGGCGATAGCCTACGATTACTGCAAGCGGCCAACGAAGACTGGGACAAGCCAGAGCCTTTGGCGACATTGATCGAAGTCAATATTTCTGGTGACAGCGCCAAGCATGGCTTCGCCCCCGACGAGATCGAACCAGCACTGCGACAAATTGCCGCGTTGTCGAACCTGAAGATCGTTGGTTTGATGGGGATGGCTTCGCTGGAAGGTGGGCGGGATCAGGCCCAGCAAGATTTTGCGGCGCTGCGACAGCTCCGTGATCGGCTTCAGGCAAATTGCCCCGACGAGATCTCGCTCGAGCAGCTCTCGATGGGCATGAGCCACGACTTCGATCTGGCGATCCGCGAAGGAGCCACGATGGTACGTGTTGGCTCGAGCTTGTTGGAGGGTCTCGATGGTGGACATTAA
- a CDS encoding DUF167 domain-containing protein has translation MVDINLVAHPEGSLLDLKAQPGSRKTELRGFQNGALKVCVTEVAEKGKANKAIMAFLRKTWRLKGSQLEIISGETASHKKLLIRDLSPENVLQLLRMCGVEG, from the coding sequence ATGGTGGACATTAACCTTGTCGCCCATCCCGAAGGAAGCCTCCTCGATCTGAAGGCTCAGCCTGGCTCTCGCAAGACGGAGCTGCGTGGCTTTCAGAACGGGGCCCTGAAAGTGTGTGTGACCGAGGTTGCCGAGAAAGGGAAAGCCAACAAGGCGATTATGGCTTTTTTGCGAAAGACCTGGAGACTCAAGGGGTCTCAACTCGAGATCATTTCCGGGGAGACGGCGTCGCATAAGAAGCTCCTGATTCGCGACCTGTCTCCGGAAAATGTGTTGCAACTGTTGAGGATGTGCGGTGTCGAAGGATAA
- a CDS encoding efflux RND transporter periplasmic adaptor subunit gives MKRRVGKFIGLIVVTIFALAVMYVSGGRNDFSSQKTESTSESPIPETLAPVTVLPLVKEPIEILDSYAGTIEPLEKFSLAFQQAGEIATLAKNEHGRPLDVGDRVKAGQVLAQLDTRILVARREEANANLENAETEFQRLSNLQQRSPGAVTQTAFQQATQMLAVAKAMRDIAEKNLENASLTSPVDGVVSARMVNAGESINMHQAAFELVQVDKVLLTVGVPESRIVAMQKRFNVTRRQKTGDTTAGMPDPTSDFRVDVRRFDSSSNMEQGVVLHGSVYRIAETVNDRNGLFEVEVLLDNQDHLLKPGIVGKADFVIREIEGYRVPVESVVFNDRTANLFFAAIPPQNGTTPVEFVGTEIAEVPNYIAHRFEIPSYIEQGRYFILPELPGDMHLLVVQGQHRLVEGRPLEVIGGADEVSEAASPGSDMGPMTEVSRLQTDRSGK, from the coding sequence ATGAAGCGACGGGTAGGTAAATTCATCGGACTTATCGTCGTCACCATCTTTGCCCTGGCTGTGATGTACGTCAGTGGTGGACGCAACGATTTTAGTAGCCAGAAGACTGAGTCCACGAGCGAATCTCCCATTCCCGAGACCTTGGCTCCGGTCACCGTTCTGCCACTGGTCAAAGAGCCGATCGAAATCCTCGACAGCTATGCCGGGACGATCGAGCCGCTCGAGAAGTTTTCGCTCGCCTTCCAACAAGCAGGCGAAATCGCCACCCTGGCGAAAAACGAACATGGTCGACCGCTGGATGTTGGTGATCGCGTTAAAGCAGGTCAGGTACTTGCCCAACTCGATACCCGGATCCTGGTAGCTCGCCGCGAGGAAGCCAACGCGAATCTCGAAAACGCCGAAACCGAATTCCAGCGGCTATCGAACCTGCAGCAGCGCAGCCCTGGTGCCGTGACGCAAACCGCCTTCCAGCAAGCCACGCAGATGCTGGCCGTCGCCAAGGCAATGCGAGACATTGCTGAGAAGAACCTTGAAAACGCTTCACTCACTTCGCCCGTCGATGGTGTCGTATCCGCTCGGATGGTCAACGCTGGCGAATCGATCAACATGCATCAGGCCGCCTTCGAACTGGTCCAGGTCGACAAAGTCCTGCTGACCGTCGGTGTGCCAGAATCACGCATCGTGGCGATGCAGAAGCGATTCAATGTAACGCGGCGGCAAAAGACTGGCGACACGACCGCCGGCATGCCCGATCCAACGAGCGACTTTCGCGTGGATGTCCGACGGTTCGATTCCTCGTCGAACATGGAACAAGGAGTCGTGCTGCATGGAAGCGTCTATCGTATTGCCGAGACCGTCAACGACCGCAACGGATTGTTTGAAGTCGAAGTGCTATTGGACAACCAAGATCACCTGCTCAAGCCAGGGATCGTCGGCAAAGCAGACTTCGTGATCCGCGAGATCGAGGGCTACCGCGTTCCGGTTGAAAGCGTCGTCTTCAACGATCGTACCGCCAACCTATTCTTCGCGGCGATCCCACCGCAAAACGGCACGACGCCAGTCGAGTTCGTCGGTACCGAAATTGCGGAAGTTCCCAACTACATCGCCCACCGGTTCGAGATTCCTTCCTACATCGAACAGGGCCGCTATTTCATCTTGCCAGAACTGCCCGGCGACATGCATTTGCTGGTCGTTCAAGGTCAGCATCGCCTGGTGGAAGGGCGTCCGCTGGAAGTCATCGGAGGGGCCGATGAAGTTAGTGAAGCGGCTTCGCCAGGCAGCGACATGGGGCCGATGACCGAGGTCTCCCGGCTTCAGACCGATCGTTCCGGAAAGTAG